One Jannaschia sp. GRR-S6-38 genomic window carries:
- a CDS encoding lipid-binding SYLF domain-containing protein, which produces MTAFTRRRFLAAASAPVALAACGNGIGSDGAQRIDARADAAFNFMYDTLPDTQVLASKAAGILMMPVVTEGGLFLGGAYGRGVLRIDGVTVDYYSTTAASFGLQAGGQQYSHALFFMTQPALNNFRTSQGWTAGADLEYAVPSRGNALTTGTTELLTPVIAVVFGQAGLLAGASLEGAKYNRIIP; this is translated from the coding sequence ATGACCGCATTCACGCGCCGCCGCTTCCTCGCGGCCGCCTCTGCACCGGTGGCGCTCGCCGCCTGTGGCAACGGCATCGGATCGGACGGGGCCCAGCGCATCGACGCCCGGGCCGACGCCGCCTTCAACTTCATGTACGACACGCTGCCCGACACGCAGGTCCTGGCCTCCAAGGCCGCGGGCATCCTGATGATGCCGGTCGTGACCGAGGGCGGGCTCTTCCTCGGCGGCGCCTATGGGCGCGGCGTGCTGCGCATCGACGGGGTGACGGTGGATTACTACTCGACCACCGCGGCCAGCTTCGGGCTGCAGGCGGGCGGGCAGCAATACAGCCACGCGCTGTTCTTCATGACCCAGCCCGCGCTGAACAATTTCCGCACCTCGCAGGGCTGGACCGCGGGCGCCGACCTCGAATACGCGGTGCCGTCGCGCGGCAACGCGCTGACGACCGGCACGACCGAGCTGCTGACCCCGGTCATCGCGGTCGTCTTCGGGCAGGCGGGCCTCCTGGCCGGGGCCTCGCTGGAAGGCGCGAAATACAACCGCATCATCCCCTGA